Part of the Vitis vinifera cultivar Pinot Noir 40024 chromosome 13, ASM3070453v1 genome is shown below.
TTCTTGTCACAAACAATTGCCTTGCAAGATTCTACGACAGTTAAGTTTGAAATATGGGACACTGCTGGTCAAGAGAGGTATCATTGGccaacccattttttttcctgttcACCTATCTGACTTTCTAAATTCAATAGAAATAACTCAACTTATAGTCTTCTTGAGTCTATTGAAATGGATCTAGAGCTCTCTCTCTTCCATGAAAACCCATTTGAGAAAATTACAGAGGATAACTTCATTCCTCAGGTATGCTGCGCTGGCACCACTTTACTATCGAGGTGCTGCAGTTGCAGTTGTAGTGTATGATATAACAAGCCCAGAATCATTCAACAAAGCACAGTATTGGGTTAAGGTATCTTTTTTTAGTAGGAAGTGCAATAGTATTTATTTCTGTTTCTTTCTTGCttaattatttctatttctttgcttgcttcatttatttatttctttttttgggtgtaattcttatttcctttgttATTCATTTTAGTTTATGAAGAAATGACTGATGTATAGATTGTATTGACCTTTTTGCACTCTAAAATGGAAACCTTAAAGACGGGGTCTTACATGTATATAGGTGAGTGAGAGTGAggtattatatattattttgtaggAATAGACTTTTGCATAGGTCAAAACTAGtagaaatttttaaatgttgaaAATCTCTCTTAGTGGTTCAAAACAAGAAAGATATGATCTTTTATTCATtctattctaaattttaaacatttattGACTTGTTAGTTCTGATCATGTATTTGTGGTGCCAGAAATTGTCTAGATATAATTGTGAGAAagttctaatttatttatttttgaaatttgtctATGGTAGCGTGGCCATGTGTATGGTGAGATGATTAAGCTTGAGAAGAGAGCCAAGTAGTTGATAATTGAGAGATGGTTAGACAGTGTTACTTCTGAGGAAGTATCCCAAGAGGTATCTCAGGAAGATTATAGAATTCTGAGATTAACTGTGAGATTTGGAAGTGTGTAATCCCTAAGACATGGCCGTGTGGGTTTTAGATATGCTTTTTGGGGTGTGGGCTGGCTGACCAAAATCGAGGATAATGGTGCGTCTCCTCTCCATCTCAATCCAACAAATAGGCCTAATATGTGTCCAATTTTCATTTGTCTCAACAAGCCTCCAACTCTAGCCAACAAGCTAAAAATCGCTCCTTTTTGTAGGTGATGGGAGGTCCATGACTACCATTAAGGTGTACTAAGCCCATGTTAGGCTCCTTGAGTCTTCTGCCCTTGATTTCAGTAGGAATGGAGTGTCTGCGTGCAATGCCTATGAGACCACATTAGTGGGCATTATAGGAGAGGGCTAACCCTTTGGCTAGTGTaccacaaaaagaaaagaaaagttgcAAGGAAAGGAGCCTCTAAAACAATGATTACTCATCATCAAGAATGTCTTAAAGGGGGAAATTCTCTTGCTACTGAACACTAGAAACTCAAAAGAACAAACTACTCAGAAGAAGTTGTTTTTAGTTTAGGCATAGAAATCTCATATCCTTCAAACATCCTCCTATTCacttccttccaaattgtctaTAGCAGGCACTACAGAGCCACCCTTCGCCCTCCACCCTCCACCCTCCAAATCTTCTTCTTACTCCCAGTTATAAAGCCAGTATGAGAGGAAAGAAGTCCCCGACCTCTTCAAAGCTTTAATGTTTGGAAGCTTTTAAGATGTGCCAACTTCTCATTGCATCAAATTGGTATCTAATAGCACTTTTAAATGGCATCTAAAGTTCAGAGGGAGCACAAGATAAATTCCCTACATCTTCCATTGAGGTAACTTTGGGAAGGTAATTTTTGCCCATGTTCAACGTAATTATTGCCTATCCAAATTCTCTTACAAGTAGAGAATCATCTTTAGCATggataaaaattagatttttcttctgatcctgaaaattttaaaattcaaattctgaAATTAGGTTCATAGCCTGTGTTAGGCTTTGATCCTGATTTGTGCCACCTGCTGTTGTCATACATGAATAGGTCTGTTGCTGTCTAACTTGTTTGTAAGAGGAGTTGAATTTAGCTTAGGCAATGATGAGAAATAACCTACAGACAAACACTTGATTGTGATAATTAGGTTCTGCAGATAATATAGTAAGGAAATATGTGGAATACTGGCAGTTTGAGCATGTGCAAGCAACACATAAGTAAATCTGACACTTTTCTGAACTTTGCAGACATATTTGGCAAACTCAAATCATTGGATTTGTGATGGAATGGTTTTAGATATTATATTTGCAACAGTTCTGccattttagtttttctatGGTATATGCTGAAAAAGATCAAGAGATTTTCCTTCAGGAGAAAAAAACCTGGAAATTGTATGGTTCAAACCCTGATGCCATATACTGCATTAACAGAAATCTTGATTGATCTGTGGTGTACTAATAGGCTGCTTATAAATGCTAATTATGTTCTTAAGATAGGAATTCCAACTCTTGTAAACTGGTTCAGGACATTGTTCCCAGGTTTTAtgataacttctttgtttcagcCTACTTGGTGTGGCTATCTTGGTTCATCTGTGTccaaataatttgatttaagtaAGTTACGACATTTTACCTGGTTGGTTAGCTTGTGTCTATTTTTCACCTGGCAATTCTGTCTCTCTCAGATGATCCTTTACTTACTATCCGTATACATCTTATCCAGTACAAAttcatttttgtgcataagaTCAGTATATTAAccattataaaatattgaacAGTCTGCtgttatgttttatttaaaagttcaaTTTAGTCTGTAGATGTATTCCATACTCTTAACTCCCTGCCAAGTCTATCGAGGATCTAACATGAACTGCATTTTGTCATTGATTAAAACCAAGttatgaatataaataaaacagatgatatttatttcttttctttatttatcatttttatttttctttccttttcatttctcctaaaagatatacaaatatCTCATTTCTCTCTGTATATCAATccagtaattttattttatgaacacCTTATTGCCATGTAACTAGCAGCTGGCCAAAGTTTTTTGTTGTTGATAATGACGCCCATAACTTGGAGTGATCTCATACAAAGTGATATCGTTTCCCTTCTTGTTGGATGGCTAATTCTCTGCAACGGGTATATTGGAACAGTGGATTGGTTGATGTAAAAATTGTTCCCTTGATCTATGGAATACCTGTGTTACAtccagaaaaaaagaaaaagaaaaaaagaacagaaaGGAAACATATGTTACTGAAAGACAATTAAATGGTTTTATATCATTATGCTTTGCCAAAACTTAGATACTAATGGGAATGGAAGGTGGGGTTCTTTTCCCAAAAGGTTGAGCTGCTGGTAAAGCACAGATATCcttttttgtcttcaccctTTTTACCTTATTCTAACTTCCTGTTGCTATGTTGAATCTTTCCCTTTATAGTGAATTAATTTTGTCATTTTACAGGAATTGCAAAAACATGGAAGCCCTGATATTGTCATGGCTTTAGTTGGGAACAAAGCTGATCTTCATGAGAATCGAGAAGTACCAGTTCAAGTGAGTGTCATACTATTTGTCTGAATGCTTCAGCTTTTCCTATGTATTCACAAAATGTGCTTTAACACGTGTTTATTTTATTCTTGAAGGATGGTATTGATTATGCAGAGAAGAATGGTATGTTCTTTATTGAAACATCTGCAAAGACAGCTGATAACATAAACCAGCTGTTTGAGGTACAtcctgaaatttattttttaatggtaaCCATTTTCTATTTGTAGGACATTGCTAAAATTAATGGCAAGCTGTGAATAATAGCTCTAGATGAACAAAACTGCCATTATCTAATGTGGTTTattgtttagatttttttccttgatCATTTGTATAATGATAACATTTTAATATCAGTTTACTCCCATTATTTTATCCTTGAAATGAAATAGATGTATTACAATAGTGGGAGCAGGAGTAACATAGTAGTGGTCATATAACTCCTTGCGGACACATTGCATTGCTCAACTATGTAATGCTGAGTATATATGACATGTTATAAATATGGCATATGCTTGCGAACACCTGGGCAATGGGCAGGTTATGCCCCTTGGTTACCCAGTTGTTATGGAAATCATGTTTAGAAAGTATTCTCTCCGTGCCATATGTATTCGGACTTGCTTGGAAGTAAAAAGTTTGATGATTATCTGGCAGGAAATTGCTAAAAGATTGCCACGCCCTTCCTCATCGTGATTGCAGATCTTACAACTGAAAACAGCTGCTGATGCTATGGAGATCAATTACCTGCCTCTATTACCAACTTTGTGTATATTCTACTTCGTGATTATctgtttggtttggtttttctAGTTGAACTGTTGAAGTTGTGAGATCATGAATCACACATCCTATATGTTTTGTCACTGTTAAGGTCAAAGTTACTGCCCAATCATGTCATGTTCTAGTCCCATAATAAATTTAGCTGACATCATTCCATCCATGATGGTTACTTATGGGCACACAAATTCATCTTTGTAGTGGAGCCAGTGCAGAAAGGCTGATGAGTAGACATGTTTCCAGGGTGAGAGCTTGAAAATGTGCCAAACAGGGTTCAGTTCTGTATATCAGAAACTGGATCTGTTGTTGGTTGGGAAAGCAATTGTTCTGCTCCTGCTACCACTTTAAGTGTATGTTTGGAATGTTAGAATAGGGAATAGGGAATAAGATTCGTTCCATTTTCAATTTAGTATTGCGTTTGAATCACTTGTCAGAATGAGAATAGGGATGAAAAATTGAATATCATGCAAATCGGAACTCAATGTCCTCAGATTTAAATTcctcttttatctttttttttgcctttcatATGGTATTGtgatttatcttcatttttattcttaatccTATTCCTGCATACTAAATGTATCCTAAATGTATTCAATTCAGTCATGTCAGGTGATCACTAAGGCACATTTCAAATGTTCTCTGCCCTAATATTATGTTGATTGTTTTATTTCTATCATGTATCTAGAATGGTTTCTGGATTAAAATCTTGTAAAGTGGCGAACCTTGCTTTAGTTCTAAATGCCTTTTGCATATGATTTTGGCTCTTTTGCTATGATTCTTGTAAGAGTAGAGTAAaagtgcgtttgatagtgattttaagaagtgtttataACCTTGTAatgcttaaaaattaaaaattttcaagtattagaaaagctaaaaacacttcttaaaattagtACCAAACATATTCTAATTCTGGTTGAAACACTTTTTAATTTGTAGCGTTTTGGTTACTTCTTGTTTCATTTGAGGAGAattatttagtgtttgaatATAAACATAGAAAGTGCTTAATATTGATAGCGtgttatattaaaaacaattttttttttttttttaatgtcatgTCTCTCAAATTAGAAAGGCTGGGAATAGGAAGAATGAAGTGGACTCAAATAACAGGGCCACCATCATCAGATATTCCTCATCATGTTCATAGATGGATCAGCAATTGGGTAATCAACTAAGCAAATGGGAACTTAGGgtcctttctttatttttaatgcaTTGTTGTGGATGTAGTCCCGTAGGTCCAACATTGCTTTATAAATCACCCTGGGGAGGTGGATGTGTTCTGCTTTCAACATGTGGTGCAGCCTTTTCAAGCTGGTTCCCCTTCCCACTTTCTTGATTCCTATGCTACCACTGCAAGTATTATGCATAATCTAGATGAGATTTTAGTGACCCAAGTCAATGAGACAACAATAAAGGCCTTAATGCGGAAGCGTCAATATATTTCTAAGGGAGGAAGGATCATCTTAATCCGTAGTACTTTGTCTAATCTACCGATCTATTTCATGTTTATTTTCCAGTTGCCTAGGGCGGTTAGAATGAGACTAAAGCAAATTCAAAGGGATATTTTGTGGGGTGGTGGGGCTCTTGAGCAAAAACCTCACTTAGTAAGGTGGCCGATTGTTTGTTTAGATTAAAGAAAAGGAGGATTGGGGGTAAAGAGTTTTGGGACTTTCAATAGGGCTCTCCTTGGCAAGTGGAGTTGACACtttgcaaatgaaagaaaggCCCTTTGAAACCAATTGATTAGAAGGAAATATGGGGAGGAAAGAGAAGGGTGGAGCTCTTGTGAGGCTAGGGAGGCTTATGGAGTTGGGTTGTGGAAAACAATTAGAAAATTGGAGCACCTAGTGACCCTTTCTTTTGACTTTGTGGTGGGTGATGGAAGgaaggtgaaattttggaaaaacaagtgGTGTGGAACCACTCCTTTGTGCGAGTCATTCCCTTGTTTATTTGCTCTAGTAACTTctaaagaggcttgggtaaatGAAGTTTGGACAACTGCGGGGGAAAGGGGAGGAAGTTGGAGCCTTTGTTTCActagacctttcaatgattgaGAGATGGAAGAGGTGGAAATGTTGTTTTGTTGCTTGGATGGGAAGAAGGTTAATGTGGGTGAGGAGGATAGGGTGAGGTGGATGGACTCGAAGGATGGCTTGTTTTCGATAAAGTCTTTGTATAGAGCCTTGTAGTCGGTTTCTCTTGTTTCTTTCCCTTAGAAGATTATATGGAACTCTTGTGTGCAACCTAAATTAAGTTTCTTTGCTTAGGAGGCTTCGTGGGGAAAAGTTCGAACCTTGGACCGTTTGCAAAAGAGGGGTTGGGATTTGACTAATAGATGCTTTTTGAGCCAAATGTTTGAAGAGTTGATTGATCACCTCCTTcttcattgtgaaaaaacaagAGAAGTGTGGATGTTGctcctttctttctttggaGTGTCTTGGGTGTTTCCATTTTCGGTAAAGGAAACCTTCTTAAGGTGgaagggttcttttgtgggtaaaaagaggaAGGTGGTGTGGCAAGTAAGACCATTATGTTTGTTTTGGGCATTTGAAAGGCAAAGAATAAAATTGCCTTTGAAGATAGTGTGTTGTCCATCCAAAGGCTGAAAGCTTTTTTTGTGTATTTATTTACTGTGGTCGGAgaccaaattgtggataaaaggtggtccttcgaccttaataattttatagattgggtggGTTTACGGTGAGGGAGAAGGTTTTGCGTTTTCCTTGTTGTTTTTGGGTTTAACTGTAAGGGGGTGAGTGTCTCTATACTGTACTTCTTTGGGTCACTATTTTAGCGCCTCTTCGTAATGCAATTCTTTtgcttatttataaaaaaaaaaggcattaaTGAACATTAAAATGGTTGGGGGAACTTCAATTCAAGAGCATATGATGAAAGTCCTAACATACCCAAATTAGGCGAGTATATGCTAGGAGATGAAATTTAACCAACATGAAAATTTAACCAAACAAATATTCAGAGTTTTAAAAATCTAGCTAACATGAGAatttaaccaaacataacatccaatgaatttttaaaaggtaattaacatgaaaatttaaccaaacaaatatctacaatttttaaaatctagcTAACATGagaattttaaacaaatataacatccaataaattttttaaaacctagctaacatgaaaatttaatcaaacatacattcaatgaatttttaaaatctaactCACATGGGAATTTAACCAGATATAACATccaatgaattttaaaaatatattaacatgaaaaattaaccaaacaaatatttagaaaatttaaaatttaagagaCTAATGAATGCAAGTATGAGATAGCATTATACAAGGGGATTgagttatataaatattagaTTGAAAAAGACTATTTCCATCATTACTTGCATGGGAGCTCTAACTTTAGGAGGAACGATGCCATATGATGTCTAGGTGACATCCACCCACCCCTTCCCCTACCGATATAGACTTCTTACAATTTGGCTAGCTTCGTGGAAaagttttcttactttttttcaCATTGACAAAATTGAAGGCTACAAtcaatcaaaaaatcaaaaaataaaaaccccttaaataattgaattaaaattttaattaatatgatgAAGAAGCTTCCATAGTCTTCCCCTCttacaaaaagttaaaatagaAGGACATTTACACTCATCTAACTAGAAAAACATAGTATTAATTATATCCCACTAACAACAATTTTCACCAacacaaaaattgaaaactcaAATTCTAGGATCTCATGTAACTGCCATTGTCACCACCAAAAGCCTTTGATAATCCTTGACTATCTTCGACAAAGGAAGGTTATGAGTATTTGGCATCATACCATGAAGTAGTTTTGTTGTCCCTTGCAATGTTTTTTATGAATGTTAGCACCTGAAAACCATAGTCTTTACCATAATTGAATCAAACTCAACCAtagattttagggtttttgtggtataggaagaaaaaaatggttcaTCTCAACAACTAGGTATTGGTAGTAGCCAAGTATATGGAAGCTTCGATGCTGACAAGCTCGGTGTATTTATCGTCTTTaagaaaacaagtaataaagcCTAGAGGGGATTGGAGGCTAGTCTTATAAGTCAGTGATATGGTATTAGTGGATGAaaaaatgggggaaaaaaagaatggaGAAAAGGAATAAGAACATGAACCCCCCTCCTCCctccccccccccaaaaaaaaaacaacaaaaatatgaacaataaaaaggaaaaacaagatgAACAAAAAAATGATGACGTTTGACtcttcaaaaaggaaaaagaaaaaaatttgatagaaaatgaaaagaaaaaaaatgtgaggatGATGAcaaagaaggaaaggaaaaacaaaaaaagaaacccataaatatgataaaaagaaaaaaaaatgagattatcataaaaaaaggaaaacaaaagacaaaaaagcaAAAGgtaaaacaaaaggaattatTGTTgatggattattattattaaaaaaagaaaaagaaaatacatgGTTTTGTGTTTAAGGACATAaggatattttttatattttaactttGTTAATGATAAATAAGAGTTAATTAAACTCACAAAATACTTACTTCCTCCCAAAGATGCTACCCTCACTGGTCCCCAAACGTCTGTATGAACATAGTCAAGAACCCCCTTTGTCTTGTGTGTGGTTGTCTTGAGCTGCACTTTATTATGTTTTCCAAAAACACCATACTTGTAGAAatcaagtttacatgttttgatGCCCTTCAACAGATTTCTCTTATGAAGCTTCATCATCCCACGCTCACCCATATGCCCTAACCGCATATGCCACAAAACTGTAATGTTTGACTCAGACTCTGCAGTTGCAACTCCACCTACAATTGTGGtacccaacaatttataaatatttcctaTTAGTTTCTACCCTTTCATCACTATCATAACACATTTTCTCACCTTCATTACTCTACTTGTAGACTTGTAACTAAACCCGTTACAATCTAAAGTCCCCAAAGAAATCATATTGTTCCTTAAATCAGGTACATGTCTAACATCATACAACGTTCTAACAACACcatcaaacattttaattatgatattCCCTATTCCAACAACTTTACATGAAGCATCATTACCCATCAGAACAGAACCAGAATTTACTAACCTGTATGTGTTAAACCAATCTCTATTGGGTGTCATATGATAAGAGAATGCTGAGTCTAGGATCTAAGAATCTGTAAGATGATCTAAACTGGATGAAACTGACATCATATCACCATCACCAGTCTTTGAGTCTTCTTCAACCACTACATTCACTGACTTTGATGAACCctctttattttatgatattgagtcccctttctttttctctagacAATCTCGTTTCATGTGCCCTTTTTTTCCGCACTTGTAACATTGTATGTCATTTCTCTTCCTGGATTTAGATTGAGATTTATTATTACTCGATTCACTCCGGAACTTGTTTCTCCCACGTTCCTGATTACTCTTTGCCACAAGCTCTTTACCCTGAGAACTCTCATCATTGGCTTTCTTCATCTTATTGAATCCTAAAAGAACGCTCGTGATCTCTTCCAAATCAAGAGTTTCTTTCCCCCACATCAGAGTTGTAACCAGATTTTCATACGTAGAAGAAACAGGAAGGGAATTCAGTAACATCAACGCTTTGTCTTCGTCTTCGAACTTCACATCAATTTGCTTCAAATCACTAATGATCTGATTGAACACGTTGATATATTGGCTTAGATTTGAACTCTCTGCCATCTTAAGACCATACAGTTTCTACTTAAGATACAACTTGTTCGTCAACGACTTGGACATATATCGACTTTCCAATTTCAACCAGATTGCCACCGGTGACTCCTCATCCATGACATGGTACATCACGTCATCAGCCAAACAAAGCCTGATCGTTGCCGCAACCTTAGCTTCCTAATCCTTCCAATCCATGTCATCCATTCCTTCTGGTTGCTTTTCGTATAATGCCTTCACCATACCTTGCTACACTAACAGATCTTTAACCCTCATCTGCCATAGGCCGAAATTCCCAAATCCATCGAACTTGACCAAGTCGAACTTCGTAGAAGAAATCCCATACATCGATCCCaacctggctctgataccaatttttGTGATTTGTGCAACGATTTATTGgcgaaaaataagaaaaacgagAAAGAAGAACACGTAGATTTAACGTGGTTTGACTAATTGCCTACGTCCACAAGAATAGGGAAAGATGATTTTCACTATGTAtcaaattagggttacataaaagAGTATTTATATTAACCCTTAggaatgaaattccaaaaatacccctgaACCATATCGTGGGGGACATTGCCCCCACACTCCCCCAACCTATCTTTCACCCACAACAATCTCCgatatgagccacatactacaacagGCCTAAAGATAGTAGAGTGTTTGAGATCAAGGTTTTCATGTAACACTTCATTCTTTGTTGTGAGAGTTATGAGCAAGAAAAGCCATAATATGTATTAAATTTCTTAGATCAcctcaaatttcaaattggCTTTCATGCTAGATCAAAAGTGAGGTTATTCACATGGTTGGTAAGAGGCATCCAAGTCTTAGTAAGACCTTCCCAATGGTGCCTACAATGGTTGCTCTGCATTAGCTTATACATA
Proteins encoded:
- the LOC100259851 gene encoding ras-related protein RABF1, encoding MGCSSSLPDRNSGRLGGLNAENGGAPDAKNLRVKLVLLGDSGVGKSCIVLRFVRGQFDPTSKVTVGASFLSQTIALQDSTTVKFEIWDTAGQERYAALAPLYYRGAAVAVVVYDITSPESFNKAQYWVKELQKHGSPDIVMALVGNKADLHENREVPVQDGIDYAEKNGMFFIETSAKTADNINQLFEEIAKRLPRPSSS